Proteins encoded by one window of Acuticoccus sp. MNP-M23:
- a CDS encoding FkbM family methyltransferase yields the protein MNLLKFLKPSSQQASEGRARSRRRGSNETPVFTMTVDGRAIRFGMPTAGTRRFFIPRYEDGRIHEAGATKFFLNALKPDSVFLDIGANLGYFSMVAAGVAHKVYAVEAQEFMVGVIRANAELNEYTNVTALCAAAGDSPALVTMPVAGRPSTGIGDHDEGLTVPVIRIDDYFKALAPTVIKIDVEGFELNVLKGMEEILKTGPSLAIELHKRMVEFGATPKAVFELLSDHGYTLRVGEHRDETLSLNELGGASLTASFNNKMVFCDRPSGVA from the coding sequence ATGAACCTCCTCAAATTTCTCAAGCCATCGTCCCAGCAGGCTTCCGAAGGCAGGGCGCGGTCAAGGCGGCGCGGCTCTAACGAAACGCCTGTCTTTACCATGACGGTGGACGGCCGGGCGATTCGCTTCGGAATGCCGACGGCCGGAACGCGGCGCTTTTTCATCCCCCGTTATGAAGACGGCAGGATCCACGAAGCGGGCGCGACGAAGTTCTTTCTCAACGCCCTCAAACCGGACAGCGTGTTCCTCGATATCGGCGCAAACCTTGGATATTTTTCCATGGTGGCCGCCGGGGTTGCGCACAAGGTCTATGCGGTGGAAGCGCAGGAGTTCATGGTCGGCGTCATCCGCGCCAATGCTGAACTGAACGAGTACACCAACGTGACCGCCCTCTGCGCGGCAGCCGGTGATTCGCCGGCGCTGGTCACGATGCCGGTGGCGGGACGGCCGTCCACAGGGATTGGCGATCACGACGAGGGCCTGACCGTTCCCGTCATCCGCATCGACGACTATTTCAAGGCTCTCGCCCCCACCGTGATCAAGATCGATGTGGAGGGGTTCGAGCTCAATGTGCTGAAGGGAATGGAAGAGATCCTGAAGACCGGCCCCTCCCTCGCCATCGAACTGCACAAACGGATGGTGGAATTCGGCGCAACGCCCAAGGCGGTCTTCGAGTTGCTGTCGGACCACGGTTACACACTGCGGGTGGGTGAGCACCGGGACGAGACGCTTTCGCTGAATGAACTTGGCGGCGCCTCTCTGACAGCTTCATTCAACAACAAGATGGTATTTTGTGACCGACCGTCAGGTGTTGCCTGA